Below is a genomic region from Candidatus Eremiobacteraceae bacterium.
TATGCGGCCGGCTTGTGTGCGCTCCGGTGCTCGCGGCGCAAGGCGTGCCTGGACTAAAGGCGGTGATCGAGTCTGTACGTATGACGTCCGGTGTTCAGTTGCGCTCGTTTGTTCTGTTGGGGCTTAACATCGCCGTCGCGTACGCGATCATGGTTCCAATCGCAGGCGCGATGTGGGCGATCGTTTATCTCGCGATGGGCACCGGAACCACTCCCGGCGTTGCGCCCGCGCTCGATATAGTCGGCTCCGCCGCCTACGCGTTCGGCGAGATATATATAGTGCAGGCGCTTGCGATGGCGGCCTGCATGTGGCTCAAGGCGCTTGAGGAGGCCCGGTCAGCCGAACCCGCGCCTTCCTGAATCTATCCACAGACCATCGCCATTTGTCGAACCGGCCGCCGAGAACGTGCGACAGGCGGCTAAATGCGCGCGGCCATCTGGGCGCGTACAATGCAGCCATGCGGGCCGGCTCTACGGCTTGCGAATCGTTCCATGATGGAGGGCGGTAAAGCGTGGCGAAAGCATCGCCTGCCAAAGCGGCATTGGATTTCATCAAGAAACACGGCGCCAAGATCGTGGACTTCAAGTTCATCGACATGCCGGGCATGTGGCAGCATACATCGGTGCCGGCCGGCGAAGTGGATGAGGACGCGTTTGTCCACGGCATCGGCTTTGACGGATCGAGCATCCGCGGATTTCAGGCCATTCAAGAGAGCGACATGATCATGCTGCCCGAGCCGTCGTCGGCGCGGGTCGACACGTTCTGCTCGGTACCAACCGTCTCGTTCATCTGCGACATCTTCGATCCGCGCGAACAAGCGCTCTACTCACGCGATCCGCGCGGCATCGCGAAGAAAGCCGCCGCCTTCCTCAAAAAATCCGGAACCGCCGATACCGCTTACTTCGGACCCGAACTCGAATTCTTCATCCTCGACCACCTGAGTTTTGACATCCAGCCGAACATGATGGGCTACGTCATCGACTCGGAAGAAGCGCACTGGAACTCAGGCTCCGTAGAGACCCCGAACCTCGGTTACGCCTTGCGGCCGAAAGAGGGATACTATCCGGTCGCGCCTTCGGACAAGCACATGGACATCCGCTCTGAGATGGTGCTCTCGCTCCAGGAATGGGGCGTGCCCGTCGAGATGCATCACCATGAAGTCGCGACGGCCGGTCAGACGGAGATCGATATCCGCTACAACGATCTCGTGACGCAAGCCGACAACGTGATGATCTACAAGTATGTGACGCGCAACGTCGCCCGCAAGTACGGTAAGACCGTCACGTTTATGCCGAAGCCGCTCTTCGGCGACAACGGTTCGGGCATGCACGTGCACATGAGCCTCTGGAAGGCCGGCAAGAATCTCTTCTATCACGAAAAGGGCTACGCCGAGCTTTCAACCACCGCGCTGCACTACATCGGCGGTCTCCTCACACACATCAACGCGCTGATGGCGTTCTGTGCGCCGACGACCAACTCGTACAAACGCCTGGTGCCGCACTTCGAGGCGCCGGTCAACGTCGCGTTCTCCAAGGGGAACCGCTCGGCCGCGATCCGCGTGCCGATCTTCTTCAAAGGGCCGCGCTTCAGCCGGTCCAAACGCATCGAGTTCCGGCCGCCGGACTGCACGTCGAATCCGTATCTCGCGTTCTCCGCGCTGCTGATGGCAGGTCTGGACGGCATCCGCCGCAAGATCGACCCGACCAAGGCCGGTTTTGGTCCGCTCGATACGAACATCTACGATTTGCCCGCGCGTGAAGCGCGGAAGATCCGCTCGGTGCCGGGCAGCCTCGACGAATCGTTGACGGCATTGGAAAAGGACCACGCATTCTTGTTAGAAGGCGGCGTCTTCACACAAGAGATCATCGATCTGTGGATCGACTACAAGCGGACGCGGGAGATCCAGGAAGTCAAGATCCGCCCACATCCCTACGAATTCTACCTCTACCACGATCTGTGATCGATGATGCGCATTCCGCTCTATCAGATCGACGCGTTCACACCTAAGGCATTCGGCGGCAACCCGGCCGCCGTTTGCCCCCTCACGTCGTGGCTCTCCGACGACATCATGCAGTCCATCGCGGCGGAGAACAATCTCGCGGAGACGGCATTCATCGTCCCCGAAGGAGACGAGTTCGCGATCCGCTGGTTCACGCCCGAGGTCGAAATGGATCTCTGCGGACACGCCACGCTTGCCTCTGCATACGTCGTGTTC
It encodes:
- the glnA gene encoding type I glutamate--ammonia ligase; amino-acid sequence: MAKASPAKAALDFIKKHGAKIVDFKFIDMPGMWQHTSVPAGEVDEDAFVHGIGFDGSSIRGFQAIQESDMIMLPEPSSARVDTFCSVPTVSFICDIFDPREQALYSRDPRGIAKKAAAFLKKSGTADTAYFGPELEFFILDHLSFDIQPNMMGYVIDSEEAHWNSGSVETPNLGYALRPKEGYYPVAPSDKHMDIRSEMVLSLQEWGVPVEMHHHEVATAGQTEIDIRYNDLVTQADNVMIYKYVTRNVARKYGKTVTFMPKPLFGDNGSGMHVHMSLWKAGKNLFYHEKGYAELSTTALHYIGGLLTHINALMAFCAPTTNSYKRLVPHFEAPVNVAFSKGNRSAAIRVPIFFKGPRFSRSKRIEFRPPDCTSNPYLAFSALLMAGLDGIRRKIDPTKAGFGPLDTNIYDLPAREARKIRSVPGSLDESLTALEKDHAFLLEGGVFTQEIIDLWIDYKRTREIQEVKIRPHPYEFYLYHDL